The sequence AAGCAAAGAGACCCAGCACTTCAGTCCGCAATCGATGAATTAAAAAAGACAAAGAATTAGTGGTTTCTGCTGCTCAGCAAGATGGCAGGACATTATAGCAGAAGCAGGAAGCACTTAAGAAAGCTGAGTAGATTAAACTTACTGCCGTTAAGCAAAAAGGAACAGTAACTCAGCGTTGCCCGCAAAGAGCTTAAAAATGATAAAAATATTGCATTAGCTGCGGAGTAAGAAGATTACTAGACTCATTTTTTTGCTCATGAGTATTAAAGAACAATCAGGAGATTGCGTGTGCTAGTAATAGGCAATCTATTTTTTGCAACTTGAGATTGCTTTCCTCAGCTTTATTAGGATAAATAATCTAGAGAAAGCTGAGGTCCTGTGAAATGAATTAGCCTTTAAGGATAGCTCTACTAAATCAGCAAGAAGGTAAGCCAATCACAGTCTCGTTCAGCTAAATCATTTAATATGCTGTAGCATTCCCTACTTTGATAAGCAAGAGTTACCTAGCACATTCTATTTCTGCCAGTGGTATCTTGCCCTCCATCTTTTCGTGTGCAAGACGCTTGGCATCTAAGAATATTGGCAAAGGCGTCTTGCCAAAACACTGTTAGCTCGCCATAATTTACTCTAAAAATTTCCTTATTTCATGAGTATTGCAACGACCACTTTCATATGGCCGGCTATTACCTATAGAGTTGTTTTTACCGGAGAAATTCGTTTTATTATCTTTTTGAGAACTTAAGATGGATTATAGAGCAACACTCCATAATAAGAATGTTGCTCTCTGAGATTAAAGAGTCTTATAGCGTTTTTGCAGGCGCGCAATTCGATCATCTAGGGGAGGGTGGCTTGCGAAGAATTTAAGAATCCCTGAATAGTTAGAAATTTTAAATGCTTGAAAAGCTGGCTGGTCCTTAGATTGGTCTTTAATTTCAACTGTCTTTTTTAAAGCATTAAGAGCAGAGATCATCTTTTCGGGGCTGGAAAGTTTAGCTCCTCCAAGATCTGCACGGTACTCTCTGCGTCTTGAGAAAGTTGCAATGACCACACTCCCTAGAATCATAAAAACCATTTCTAACAAAAAGACGATACCATAGTAAGCAAATCCCCCAGCATTGCTTTCTTCCCTTCGATCTCCACGAGTCACTGCATAGGCAATGATCCGAGCAAAGAACATAACAAAGGCGTTAACGACACCCTGAAGAAGAGTCATAGTGACCATATCTCCATTGGCAATGTGTGTAACTTCATGTCCCAGCACCCCTTCGACTTGAGCATCATTCATTCTTTGCAACAGCCCAGAGGACACTGCGACTAAGGAATTACGTTTTGATGGCCCTGTAGCAAAAGCATTAACCTCTGGTGAATTATAAATTCCTACTTCGGGCATTGCTGGCAAACCAGCTTTTTTTGAAAGGGCGTGCACCATATTCAATACTTCCCTAGCAGCTGGATCATTAGTGTTAGGGTCAATCATTCGAATACCCATCATCGACTTTGCCATGAATTTAGAGAGCAACAAAGAAATGAAAGCACCTCCCATGCCCCAAATTAGACAAAATATAGCTAAAGTCGGTAGGTTAAGCCCTCGCTTTTGCAGAAACGGTTGGATATTAAAAATATAAAGAAAAAATGAAATAACTGTGACAACTAGAAAGTTGACAGTTAAGAATAAAAAGATTCTTTTTGCCATAG is a genomic window of Chlamydiales bacterium STE3 containing:
- a CDS encoding Protease HtpX-like protein (Product derived from UniProtKB/Swiss-Prot:Q04WP4;Gene name derived from UniProtKB/Swiss-Prot:Q04WP4;EC number derived from UniProtKB/Swiss-Prot:Q04WP4), producing MAKRIFLFLTVNFLVVTVISFFLYIFNIQPFLQKRGLNLPTLAIFCLIWGMGGAFISLLLSKFMAKSMMGIRMIDPNTNDPAAREVLNMVHALSKKAGLPAMPEVGIYNSPEVNAFATGPSKRNSLVAVSSGLLQRMNDAQVEGVLGHEVTHIANGDMVTMTLLQGVVNAFVMFFARIIAYAVTRGDRREESNAGGFAYYGIVFLLEMVFMILGSVVIATFSRRREYRADLGGAKLSSPEKMISALNALKKTVEIKDQSKDQPAFQAFKISNYSGILKFFASHPPLDDRIARLQKRYKTL